A genomic region of Punica granatum isolate Tunisia-2019 unplaced genomic scaffold, ASM765513v2 Contig00644, whole genome shotgun sequence contains the following coding sequences:
- the LOC116191990 gene encoding uncharacterized protein LOC116191990, protein MECGRNGNPTLPAPRRVMVVVEPTREAAGALQYALCHGVVERDELILLYVDSPNSWRNTLSTLFRQSGVIAFPAGGGTGSTSGSFTFSYHGVEGDFLEETRRVCEAAQPSVRVRTERVEMEGGRDKASMILLQSKLHGVDVLIIGQRRSLSTAILGSKRQGSSLRGVRVADTAEYLIENCSCACVAVQRKGQNAGYLLNTKTFRNFWLLA, encoded by the exons ATGGAATGTGGTAGGAACGGAAACCCAACGTTGCCTGCTCCCCGGAGGGTCATGGTGGTGGTGGAGCCGACCAGGGAGGCTGCAGGCGCCCTCCAGTATGCCCTCTGTCATGGGGTAGTTGAGCGCGACGAGCTCATCCTCCTCTACGTGGACAGCCCGAACTCGTGGAGGAACACTCTCTCGACCCTGTTCAGGCAGTCCGGCGTCATTGCTTTCCCTGCAGGTGGTGGGACCGGGAGCACAAGCGGCTCCTTCACCTTCTCTTACCATGGCGTGGAGGGGGACTTTCTCGAGGAGACGAGGCGAGTGTGCGAGGCGGCTCAGCCAAGCGTGCGGGTGAGAACGGAGAGGGTGGAGATGGAAGGAGGGAGGGATAAGGCTTCCATGATACTTTTACAGAGCAAGTTGCATGGCGTTGATGTCCTCATCATTGGGCAGAGGAGGAGCCTTTCAACAGCAATATTAGG ATCGAAGCGGCAAGGAAGTTCACTGAGAGGGGTGAGAGTGGCGGACACGGCAGAATATCTGATCGAGAACTGTAGCTGTGCTTGCGTCGCTGTACAGAGAAAAGGTCAAAACGCGGGGTACCTGCTGAACACCAAGACCTTCAGGAACTTCTGGCTCCTCGCCTAG
- the LOC116191988 gene encoding uncharacterized protein LOC116191988, translating to MAQNNQLASSEENTPPTPVYYQPSMTQALPPLTPAGAPPVHSGEIPPPVPTSEAQAPSTSTEGAARIVALEGDISTLRGTVNQMAIDMAELMALLRAPNRTSSNSTPPPGYGPTVDPNPWVPPTHAPEGIEASAIHAPAGLPANVPPPSVTLPAAIPLPPSNPTTLVPPPMSIPVPAPVYAAPPPMVFPAQSPHAPAHTAEPVPFQAPQPHISFSYPTLPPLNIPIPEPGTPTQAVPIAPPTNFLPEMGTEQEQRLKKMEENIKALQSGGPRLDAGDCDWSLFPGMRLPPKIKVPEFQRYHGTTDPRHHLRHYRGKMLQYWDYEEFVIHTFQDSLAGAALDWYMSLKAADIPTWTDLSGKFIDQYKYCAETPPTLLELRAYYLHLLAHTSSFSNLIDAGKKLDIGVKLGKIEGPAEKKEGESSKKVATGTPSAGNRRGKDASVNAVNSGRQAPQQYSINYTPAPPTTQAYAPPPVHYQQQLPAQQVYYSAPPASFPLPAPHNYVPIPPPIQQSRPPASRTPQPVQRAPAPQDQQSTAPRRRQFTPLPAPLSHIYRQLLAGNRIKSVAPNPDFDPTIQDQSRHCEYHQGAPGHTTDDCWKLREKIQAMIDGKQLTFNAVKPPNVQVNPLPDHGSSSGPSINMISVCAIGEYETGQEPSAPFVIEYVPAETGIGYAGFDATPAPFVIDVPAREPYQDSKVPWTYEGSVGNLERQFSVMGVTRSGRVYENPEVANKGKAPAATLGIAPEATPIPQKKVTEEEAEAFMKIIKASEYKVVEQMGKSPAHISLLALLLSSEPHREALLKVLTAAQVPKETAPDLIEETVGSIFSNNISFSDDELPSEG from the exons ATGGCACAGAACAATCAGCTTGCTAGCTCCGAGGAGAACACTCCACCGACGCCGGTTTATTATCAACCGTCCATGACTCAAGCACTGCCACCACTAACTCCTGCAGGCGCACCCCCGGTACACTCGGGAGAAATCCCGCCACCAGTCCCAACATCGGAAGCCCAAGCACCGTCCACCTCTACAGAGGGTGCGGCCCGCATCGTCGCACTGGAAGGCGATATCTCCACATTAAGGGGCACGGTCAATCAGATGGCTATCGACatggccgagctcatggccctACTCAGAGCTCCAAACCGCACCTCCTCGAACTCTACTCCGCCTCCGGGGTACGGGCCAACAGTCGACCCAAACCCTTGGGTCCCGCCGACCCATGCTCCGGAAGGTATTGAAGCGTCTGCGATACACGCACCGGCGGGCCTCCCAGCTAACGTCCCTCCGCCATCGGTGACTCTCCCGGCAGCCATTCCTCTTCCACCGTCGAACCCGACTACTCTAGTACCGCCGCCGATGTCCATACCGGTTCCGGCACCGGTTTACGCGGCTCCTCCGCCGATGGTCTTCCCGGCACAGAGCCCCCACGCTCCTGCTCACACAGCCGAGCCTGTCccattccaagctccacaaccccacaTCAGCTTTTCTTACCCAACTCTACCTCCCCTAAACATTCCCATccctgaaccgggcacgccaacCCAGGCTGTCCCCATAGCTCCACCGACAAACTTTCTCCCGGAAATGGGGACTGAGCAGGAGCagagattgaagaagatggaagagaaCATCAAAGCCTTACAATCAGGTGGTCCTCGCCTCGATGCCGGCGATTGCGATTGGAGTCTTTTTCCGGGTATGCGGCTACCCCCGAAGATTAAGGTGCCTGAATTCCAAAGGTACCATGGCACTACCGACCCCcgtcaccatctccgtcactacagGGGAAAGATGCTGCAGTACTGGGACTACGAAGAGTTCGTCATCCACACGTTCCAGGACAGTTTGGCGGGAGCGGCTCTTGATTGGTACATGTCACTGAAAGCCGCGGATATCCCTACATGGACGGACCTTTCGGgcaaattcatcgaccagtacaaGTACTGTGCAGAAACGCCCCCGACCCTGTTGGAGCTCA GGGCCTACTACTTGCACCTGTTGGCTCACACGTCTTCGTTCTCCAACCTTATCGACGCCGGGAAGAAGCTTGATATCGGCGTTAAGCTCGGCAAGATAGAAGGACCGGCCGAGAAGAAAGAGGGAGAGTCCTCGAAGAAGGTTGCTACTGGGACACCCTCCGCGGGAAACAGGAGAGGAAAAGACGCGTCCGTCAATGCTGTTAACTCAGGGCGCCAAGCCCCCCAACAGTATTCCATCAATTACACGCCCGCACCACCGACCACTCAGGCGTATGCCCCACCTCCGGTGCATTATCAGCAGCAACTCCCAGCGCAACAAGTATATTATTCCGCCCCGCCGGCCTCCTTTCCGTTGCCGGCCCCGCACAATTACGTCCCTATTCCCCCTCCGATCCAACAAAGCAGGCCTCcggcttcgagaactcctcagccggtgcaacgggctccggccccgcaggACCAACAAAGCACTGCGCCGCGGCGCAGACAATTCACACCCCTTCCGGCCCCGCTCTCCCACATATACCGGCAACTCCTCGCAGGCAATAGGATTAAATCAGTAGCGCCTAACCCCGATTTCGACCCCACCATTCAGGATCAGAGTCGGCACTGCGAGTACCATCAGGGCGCACCCGGTCACACCACCGACGATTGTTGGAAGCTGCGGGAGAAGATCCAAGCTATGATTGATGGCAAACAACTCACGttcaacgccgtcaaaccTCCGAACGTGCAAGTTAATCCTCTTCCCGATCACGGGTCAAGCTCGGGACCCAGCATTAACATGATCAGTGTTTGCGCCATAGGGGAGTACGAGACCGGGCAGGAGCCATCCGCCCCGTTCGTAATCGAATATGTGCCTGCGGAAACCGGTATAGGGTACGCGGGGTTTGATGCCACGCCCGCCCCATTCGTGATAGATGTCCCCGCACGAGAGCCATATCAAGATAGCAAGGTTccgtggacctacgaagggAGTGTCGGGAACCTCGAGCGTCAATTCagcgtcatgggcgtgacgcgcTCGGGACGAGTGTATGAAAACCCGGAGGTCGCGAACAAAGGAAAGGCGCCTGCTGCGACATTAGGAATCGCCCCGGAAGCTACGCCGATCCCACAaaagaaggtgaccgaagaGGAAGCCGAGGCTTTTATGAAGATCATCAAGGCAAGCGAGTATAAGGTTGTTgaacaaatgggcaagtctCCGGCCCACATTTCACTACTCGCCCTTCTCTTAAGTTCGGAGCCACATCGTGAAGCGCTCCTGAAGGTCCTGACGGCGGCACAGGTCCCCAAGGAGACGGCTCCAGATCTCATTGAAGAAACCGTTGGTTCGATATTCTCCAACAATATTTCATTCTCGGATGACGAGCTTCCCTCCGAAGG atga